GCGCGCTGGGCGACGCAGGCGGGCAGCTCGATTTCTGGAAAATCGCGATGCGCCCCGGCAAGCCGCTGATCGCCGGAACGCTGGGCGACGCGATCCTGCTTGGCCTGCCCGGCAACCCCTCCTCGGCCTTCGTCACCGCGACGCTCTTTCTCCTGCCGCTCGTCCGCCACCTTGCCGGGGCGGCCGATCCGCTGCCGCCCGTCCATCAGGCCCCGCTCGCCGCCGCCCTTGCCGAAGGCGGCACACGCCGCGACTATCTGCGCGCGCGACTCGAAAACGGGCGCCTGACGCCGTTGATCGGGCAGGAAAGCGGCCGCACCCTTCCCCTCGCCTCGGCGAACGCGCTGCTGATCCGCGACATCGGCGCCCCGGCACGCGATGCGGGCGACCTCGCGGATTATCTTGTCATCGCTTGACAAATTCCGCTTTGTTCCACTATCGTTCTCAATATGTCCGGAATTGGCATCATGGAGAACGAACGATGTTGACCGCGAAGCAGCATGAACTGCTCCACTTCATCCAGGAACGCCTTGATTCGAGCGGCATTTCGCCGTCGTTCGAGGAGATGAAGGAAGCGCTTGGTCTCAAATCGAAATCGGGCATACACCGGCTGATAAGCGCCTTGGAAGAAAGAGGTTTTCTCCGCCGCCTGCCCAACCGGGCCCGCGCGCTCGAGGTTCTCAAGGTGCCCGAGGCTGTGAAGCCCGCGGTGCGTGAGCGTAGCGACAATGTGGTTCCGCTCCGCAAGCCCGCCCCGGCGCTCAAGCCGATCGCCGCGAACGACGTCATCGAGATCCCGCTCCACGGCAAGATCGCGGCGGGCGTCCCGATCGAGGCCTTCGAGGATCACAATAATCTGGCCGTTCCCGCCGCACTGCTCGGCTCGGGCGAACATTATGCGCTCGAAATCTCCGGCGACTCGATGGTCGAAGCGGGGATTTTCGACGGCGATTATGCTCTGATCCAGAAAGCGAGCACCGCGCGCGAAGGCGACATCGTCGTCGCGCTCGTCGACGGGCAGGACGCGACGCTCAAATATTTTCGCCGCGAAGGGCAGATGATCCGTCTCGACCCCGCGAACAGCGCCTATGAGCCGCAGCGCTACCCCGCCGATCGCGTCATCGTGCAGGGTCGTCTGTCGGGATTGCTTCGTCGTTACCACTAAGCTGCTGCGGCAGCCGCCAGGGATGCCCGTCGCCCGCCTTGAGCGTGGCGACGGCCTTGGGCGTTTCACCGAGGTAGAGCGCTAGGCCGCCGCTGGCCGCAAGGCTGTCGCGATCGATCGTCATCCAGCGCCCGGCGCACTCGCGCGGTAACCAGCGATCGCTGATCACGACATCAGCCGCCGCGCAGGCGGCCGCCATATCGGCGCCCTCGATCCGGTCGCGCCCGCGCGATGCAAGAATGACATATTGCGCTCTGCCCCGCCCCTGCTTCCAGCGGCAGAAATCGCGATTGCATTCGACATGGCCGAGACCTGCCAACGCCGCCAGCGGCATGTCGGTCCCCGCCGCTTCCGCCATCGTATCGCGGATATAGTCGCCCGCCCGGTCGCGCAGCAACGCGTAGCTGCCATCGGGCAGCGCCGCGGCGATGTGGCGGCCATCGCCGGTGACGAGCAGGTCGGGGCGCGGCTGAAAAAGCAATGTTGCCGCGCCGATCGCCAGCGGAACGAACCCTGCATGGCGCCAGCGCGTTTGCCAAAGCAATATCCACAGCCCGCCGAAAACCGCGAGGCCAAAACCCCATGGAGGAAAGCTCGGCAGCGTTGCCACCGCACCTGGTGCGTCGGCGACGGCATGTGCGAGCCACAACAGGAGCCGCAACGCCTGTTCGGTGATCCACCAGAAGGGCGCCCCCGCCCCGATCGTATCAAACAGGAGCGCCAGCGCCTCGAACGGCATGATGACAAAGGTTGTGAGCGGAATCGCGACCACATTGGCGAGCGCGCCGTAGAGACCCGCCTTGTGGAAATGGAACAGCGCGATCGGCGCCAGCGCCACTTCGACAATCAGCCCGGTAATCAGCAGCCCGGCGACGCCGCGCCCCAGCCGAAACAGCCACGTCTCATCGCGCCGTGCGAGAAACGCTCGCATCGGCCGACTCTCGTGCAATGCGATGATAGCGGTGACGGCGGCGAAGCTCAGTTGGAAACTCGGTCCCGCGAGCGACTCGGGGCGCCAGACGAGGGCGATCAACGCACCGGCGGCGACGAGCCGCAGCGTCAGCGCCTCACGCCCCATAAGGAACGCGACGAGGACAAGCAGGGCGGCGATAAATGAGCGCAGCGTCGGCACCTCGGCACCCGCGAGCAATGTGTATCCGCCACCCGCCAGTGCCCCTGCGGCGGCGGCAAGCGACAGGACATAGCCCGCGAGCGCGAGCCGCCGGTTCAGCGCCAGCAGCCGCAGCGTCAGGAACATCGCAAATCCGACGACGGCGGTCACATGCAGCCCGCTGATCGACAGGAGATGCGCCAATCCGCTCCGCCGCATCGCCTCCTCGTCGGCTTCGCTGATCGCGCCGCGGTCGCCCGTGACCAGCGCGGCGGCGATTCCCCCGGGCGAGCCTTCTATCCGATCGTGAATATGCGCGCTGAGCCGCGCGCGCAGTGGCGGCGTCGCGCCCCTTTGCGCTGGTGCCCGGGAAATATCGCCGAGCACCGTCCCGACCGCCCCGATCCGGTCGAACCATGCCCGCTGGGCAAAATCATACCCCCCCGGCAGGCTTGCCGTAGGCGGCGGCATCAATCGCGCGCGGACGCCGATCGTTTCGCCATCGGTGAGGTCAGCGGCCTGTTCGCTGCGCAACGTCAACCGCACCCGCGGCGGCAGATCGCTGCGCTGCTGGGGCAGAGCGAGAATGCGAATCTGTCCCTTGGCCGGCAAGGGCTCGGCGCGCTCGACGATTGCGGAAAACTCGGTCACCACGGGCGCCGCGAGCACCGGCGCCGCGACCCATATGGCGCGCGCCCAGATCAACAACACGCCCGCCGCCATAACGCCGCATCCCACGACGACCATCCGCCCGGAGCGGTTGTTCCAGCCGATCAGCGCGCCTGCGCACATGCCGCCCGCCATTAGCAGAAGGAACCCGATCCAATGCGTCTCGGCAGGTAAGGCGAACCAGGCGGCGATGCCGGCGCCCAGCGCAACGGGCAACCAGAGCCCGATCCGCTCGCGCTCCGCCTCGAGCCGAGCTTCGAGCGCGGGACCGATCCGATGCAGGATAGTTGCCCAGCGAGCCGCAATGGGCGTTTGAAGCAGCCTTGTCGCCATGCTAGGGGCTCCCCCGATCCCCGCCCAGAGGGCGGCAAATTGAGTGAAAGAGGCCGGAGTGGCAACCGAAAACGAGACCAAAGTGGCAGAAGCGATCTCCGAAGCGACCGGCGCCGATGTCGTCACGCGCTTTGCGCCATCGCCGACCGGCTATCTGCATATCGGCGGCGCGCGCACTGCCCTGTTTAACTGGCTGTTTGCCCGCCACCACGGCGGCAAATTCCTGCTTCGCATCGAGGATACCGACCGCGCGCGCTCGACCGATGCCGCAATCGACGCGATTATCGACGGGATGCAGTGGCTCGATTTGGACTGGGACGGCGAGACCGTGTTCCAGTTCGCCCGTGCGCCCCGCCATGCCGAGGTCGCGCACGACCTGCTCGCAAAGGGTGAAGCCTATCGCTGTTATCTGACGCAGGACGAACTCGCCGCGATGCGCGCAGAGGCGCAGGAAAAGCGCCTGCCTTTCCGCGTCCGCAGCCCTTGGCGCGACCGTAACGACGGCGATCCGTCGATCCCGCATGTCATCCGGCTGCGCGCGCCGCAGGAGGGCGCGGTGACCATTGCCGACAAGGTTCAGGGCGAAGTCACCGTCCAGAACGCCGAACTCGACGATTTCGTCCTGCTGCGCAGCGACGGGACGCCGACCTATATGCTGAGCGTCGTCGTCGACGACAATGACATGGGCGTCACGCATGTGATCCGCGGCGACGACCATCTGAACAATGCTTTCCGCCAGCTAGCGCTCATCCGCTCGATGAACTGGCGCGAACCGGTTTACGCGCATGTGCCGCTGATCCACGGCGCCGACGGCGCGAAGCTGTCGAAGCGCCACGGCGCGCTCGGCGTCGACGCCTATCGCGACGCAATGGGTTATCTCCCCGAGGCGGTGAACAATTACCTCCTGCGCCTTGGCTGGGGTCATGGTGATGATGAGATCATCAGCCGTGCGCAGGCGACCGAGTGGTTCGACCTCGACCATGTCGGTCGCTCGCCCTCGCGCTTCGACTTCAAGAAACTGGAAAATCTGAACGGCCATTATCTGCGCGAAGCCGACGACGCCCGGCTCGCCGGTCTGATCGCGCCGCGGGTCGAGAAACTCGTCGGCCGCACTCTCGACGGCGCCGACCGCGACCTGCTGACGCGCGCGATGGAATCGCTGAAACCGCGTGCCAAGACGCTCGACGAAATCGCCGATGGCGCGATCTTCCTGTTCCAGCCGGACCCGTTGCCGGTGGACGAAAAGGCGGGCGAGGTGCTGAAGGCCGCGCCCGAAGGCCTGCTTGCTGCCGTGACGGAGCGACTGCGCGGGCTGAACGATTGGACGACAGAAGAGCTGGATGCCGCCGTGCGTGCCGAAGCCGAAGCCGCCGAACTGGGGCTGGGCAAATTGGCGCAACCGCTACGCGCAGCACTAACCGGCCGAACCGTTTCCCCGGGAATTTTCGACGTGCTGCTGTTGCTCGGACGCGAAGTAAGTCTGGCGCGACTTGACGCAGCGCAACATTATCCGGCAGGGGCGT
This DNA window, taken from Sphingopyxis sp. YR583, encodes the following:
- a CDS encoding ComEC/Rec2 family competence protein translates to MATRLLQTPIAARWATILHRIGPALEARLEAERERIGLWLPVALGAGIAAWFALPAETHWIGFLLLMAGGMCAGALIGWNNRSGRMVVVGCGVMAAGVLLIWARAIWVAAPVLAAPVVTEFSAIVERAEPLPAKGQIRILALPQQRSDLPPRVRLTLRSEQAADLTDGETIGVRARLMPPPTASLPGGYDFAQRAWFDRIGAVGTVLGDISRAPAQRGATPPLRARLSAHIHDRIEGSPGGIAAALVTGDRGAISEADEEAMRRSGLAHLLSISGLHVTAVVGFAMFLTLRLLALNRRLALAGYVLSLAAAAGALAGGGYTLLAGAEVPTLRSFIAALLVLVAFLMGREALTLRLVAAGALIALVWRPESLAGPSFQLSFAAVTAIIALHESRPMRAFLARRDETWLFRLGRGVAGLLITGLIVEVALAPIALFHFHKAGLYGALANVVAIPLTTFVIMPFEALALLFDTIGAGAPFWWITEQALRLLLWLAHAVADAPGAVATLPSFPPWGFGLAVFGGLWILLWQTRWRHAGFVPLAIGAATLLFQPRPDLLVTGDGRHIAAALPDGSYALLRDRAGDYIRDTMAEAAGTDMPLAALAGLGHVECNRDFCRWKQGRGRAQYVILASRGRDRIEGADMAAACAAADVVISDRWLPRECAGRWMTIDRDSLAASGGLALYLGETPKAVATLKAGDGHPWRLPQQLSGNDEAIPTDDPAR
- the gltX gene encoding glutamate--tRNA ligase, whose product is MATENETKVAEAISEATGADVVTRFAPSPTGYLHIGGARTALFNWLFARHHGGKFLLRIEDTDRARSTDAAIDAIIDGMQWLDLDWDGETVFQFARAPRHAEVAHDLLAKGEAYRCYLTQDELAAMRAEAQEKRLPFRVRSPWRDRNDGDPSIPHVIRLRAPQEGAVTIADKVQGEVTVQNAELDDFVLLRSDGTPTYMLSVVVDDNDMGVTHVIRGDDHLNNAFRQLALIRSMNWREPVYAHVPLIHGADGAKLSKRHGALGVDAYRDAMGYLPEAVNNYLLRLGWGHGDDEIISRAQATEWFDLDHVGRSPSRFDFKKLENLNGHYLREADDARLAGLIAPRVEKLVGRTLDGADRDLLTRAMESLKPRAKTLDEIADGAIFLFQPDPLPVDEKAGEVLKAAPEGLLAAVTERLRGLNDWTTEELDAAVRAEAEAAELGLGKLAQPLRAALTGRTVSPGIFDVLLLLGREVSLARLDAAQHYPAGA
- the lexA gene encoding transcriptional repressor LexA: MLTAKQHELLHFIQERLDSSGISPSFEEMKEALGLKSKSGIHRLISALEERGFLRRLPNRARALEVLKVPEAVKPAVRERSDNVVPLRKPAPALKPIAANDVIEIPLHGKIAAGVPIEAFEDHNNLAVPAALLGSGEHYALEISGDSMVEAGIFDGDYALIQKASTAREGDIVVALVDGQDATLKYFRREGQMIRLDPANSAYEPQRYPADRVIVQGRLSGLLRRYH